The Sphaerospermopsis torques-reginae ITEP-024 genome has a window encoding:
- the arsS gene encoding arsenosugar biosynthesis radical SAM (seleno)protein ArsS (Some members of this family are selenoproteins.) has product MVKIAVTPFHKQLSSPLVKQKIQVLQVNLGKRCNLACSHCHVEAGPKRTEELSLATCLELIEFIYKFPEIKIVDLTGGAPEMNFGFKPLVEAARLAGKQVIVRSNLTIFFVEGFADIPEFLAKNQVRVVASLPCYLADNVDKMRGYGVFDQSIKALQWLNKLGYGQDANLILDLVYNPQLPKDENFSLTPDQKNLQLAYKNFLQEHFDIVFNNLFTITNIPVGRTKLYLERKHLYDRYLQFLESHFNPDTIDNLMCREEISVDYLGNVYDCDFNQMMNLPARPQNGQPLTIRKLLEAGSLDIIKEVQTADYCYGCTAGCGSSCGGALVE; this is encoded by the coding sequence ATGGTAAAAATAGCGGTTACTCCTTTTCACAAACAACTCAGTTCACCTTTAGTTAAGCAAAAAATCCAAGTTTTACAAGTCAATCTCGGTAAACGTTGTAATCTTGCTTGTTCTCATTGTCATGTGGAAGCAGGACCTAAAAGAACTGAGGAACTTTCTCTGGCAACTTGTTTGGAGTTAATTGAATTCATTTATAAATTCCCAGAAATTAAAATTGTTGATTTAACTGGGGGCGCTCCAGAAATGAATTTTGGTTTTAAGCCATTAGTAGAAGCTGCTAGGTTAGCGGGTAAACAAGTTATTGTTAGATCAAATTTAACAATCTTTTTTGTCGAAGGTTTTGCAGATATTCCTGAATTTTTAGCGAAAAATCAAGTTCGTGTTGTTGCTTCTCTTCCCTGTTATTTAGCTGATAATGTGGATAAAATGCGGGGTTATGGTGTTTTTGATCAGTCTATTAAAGCTTTACAATGGTTAAATAAATTGGGTTATGGTCAAGATGCAAATTTAATTTTAGATTTGGTGTATAATCCTCAGTTACCAAAGGATGAAAATTTTTCTTTAACTCCAGATCAAAAAAATCTTCAACTAGCTTATAAAAATTTCTTACAAGAACATTTTGATATTGTCTTTAACAACCTTTTCACTATAACTAATATACCTGTAGGGAGAACCAAGTTATATTTAGAACGTAAACATCTTTATGATCGATATTTGCAATTTTTAGAATCACATTTTAACCCTGACACGATTGATAATTTAATGTGTCGTGAAGAAATTTCTGTTGATTATTTGGGTAATGTTTATGATTGCGATTTTAACCAAATGATGAATTTACCTGCAAGACCTCAAAATGGTCAACCCCTGACAATTAGGAAATTATTAGAAGCTGGTAGTTTAGATATCATCAAGGAAGTACAAACTGCTGATTATTGTTATGGTTGTACTGCTGGATGTGGTTCTAGTTGTGGTGGTGCTTTAGTAGAATAA
- the arsM gene encoding arsenosugar biosynthesis arsenite methyltransferase ArsM, whose protein sequence is MTYLETAAQFYSEVAQTPEVGLCCVQSTPLQLPGLKIPLVMQEMNYGCGTTVHTNELANQPTVLYVGVGGGLEALQFAYFSRRPGAVIAVEPVAKMREAAKRNLEIAAQENPWFDPIFVEIIAGDAFNLPVDDAAVDIVAQNCLFNIFEPADLTRALTAAYRVLKPSGRLQMSDPIATRPIPQHLRQDERLRAMCLSGALTYEEYTQLIINAGFGQIEIRARRPYRLLDKQTYNLEENLLLESLDSVSFKVQIPEDGACIFTGKTAIYAGSESFFDDGAGHILQRGIPAAVCDKTAAKLGDLKPEEIMITDSTWYYDGGGCC, encoded by the coding sequence ATGACCTATTTAGAAACCGCAGCCCAATTTTACAGCGAAGTTGCCCAAACACCAGAAGTAGGACTTTGTTGTGTCCAAAGTACACCCCTGCAACTACCAGGATTAAAAATTCCTTTAGTTATGCAGGAAATGAATTATGGCTGCGGAACTACCGTTCATACTAACGAATTAGCAAACCAACCTACAGTATTATATGTTGGTGTCGGTGGTGGTTTAGAAGCCTTGCAATTTGCCTATTTTTCCCGTCGTCCCGGTGCTGTCATTGCAGTTGAACCAGTAGCAAAAATGCGAGAAGCTGCGAAAAGAAATTTAGAAATTGCTGCCCAAGAAAATCCTTGGTTTGATCCTATTTTTGTGGAAATTATTGCCGGGGATGCTTTTAATTTACCTGTAGATGATGCTGCTGTTGATATAGTTGCCCAAAATTGTCTTTTTAACATCTTTGAACCTGCCGATTTAACCCGCGCTTTAACAGCAGCATATCGGGTATTAAAACCAAGTGGTAGATTACAAATGAGTGACCCCATTGCTACCCGTCCTATTCCTCAACATTTACGACAAGATGAAAGATTAAGAGCAATGTGTTTATCCGGTGCGCTCACTTATGAAGAATATACACAGTTAATTATAAATGCTGGATTTGGACAAATAGAAATTCGCGCCCGTCGTCCCTATAGATTATTAGATAAACAAACTTATAACCTGGAAGAAAATCTACTTTTGGAAAGTCTTGATTCCGTTTCTTTTAAGGTGCAAATTCCTGAAGACGGTGCTTGTATTTTCACAGGTAAAACTGCTATTTATGCAGGTTCAGAATCATTTTTTGATGATGGAGCAGGACATATTTTACAAAGGGGTATTCCCGCCGCAGTTTGTGATAAAACGGCTGCTAAATTGGGAGATTTGAAACCAGAAGAAATCATGATTACTGATTCTACTTGGTATTATGATGGTGGTGGTTGTTGTTAA
- the sixA gene encoding phosphohistidine phosphatase SixA: MELYLIRHGIAEEHQLGLKDEARSLTQEGRQKTAKVAQRLIKLGLKFDLILTSPLTRAQQTAEILIQAGLSSQIETSDHLSFKGDIHSWLQDWLEPRKYTQNTQLALVGHEPCLSSWAEILLWGEAKEQLVLKKAGMIGIKVPDDGSPVGRSQMFWLTPPKYLL, translated from the coding sequence ATGGAACTATATTTAATCCGTCATGGCATCGCCGAAGAACATCAACTAGGGCTAAAAGATGAAGCGCGATCGCTCACCCAAGAAGGCAGACAAAAAACCGCAAAAGTAGCCCAAAGATTAATAAAACTAGGTTTAAAATTTGATTTAATCCTTACCAGTCCTTTAACCCGCGCCCAACAAACAGCAGAAATACTTATTCAAGCTGGATTAAGTTCTCAAATAGAAACCTCAGATCATCTCAGCTTTAAAGGCGATATTCATAGCTGGCTACAAGACTGGTTAGAACCGAGAAAATATACCCAAAACACCCAACTAGCACTGGTAGGACATGAACCCTGTTTAAGCAGTTGGGCAGAAATTCTCCTTTGGGGTGAAGCAAAAGAACAACTCGTCCTTAAAAAAGCAGGTATGATCGGAATAAAAGTACCAGATGATGGTTCTCCTGTGGGTCGTAGTCAAATGTTCTGGTTGACACCCCCCAAGTACCTACTATAA